A genomic window from Erpetoichthys calabaricus chromosome 17, fErpCal1.3, whole genome shotgun sequence includes:
- the LOC127526115 gene encoding tapasin-related protein-like, which translates to MAGLGLELLLLLLQMHGANPNTVSQSVVSVKQTPAVLVALRGATVYLPCTFSVLDTSKHPTAKCAVQWYKTKEGQEPSRNCTLTLRTSRLSLAHPEPSLRVQNASLVIRNLTLEDTGVYYCSVTIWQKGTGQGNGTHLRVYATPTAPQVLLQVSTDPGATSLALICKTRGFQPSNISLIWTRDPYLPKPMAPVNQQQLLNVAANEQQVTSHLSVFPWDITGAVYTCEVWHVSLAEPLKASLCWGECLLF; encoded by the exons ATGGCCGGACTTGGActtgagctgctgctgctgctgctacagaTGCATGGAG CCAATCCCAACACAGTAAGTCAAAGTGTGGTGTCAGTGAAGCAGACCCCTGCTGTGCTTGTAGCCCTGCGCGGTGCCACAGTGTACCTGCCGTGCACCTTCTCAGTCCTGGACACCAGCAAGCATCCTACAGCAAAATGTGCAGTCCAGTGGTACAAGACAAAAGAAGGCCAGGAGCCATCCAGAAACTGCACTTTGACCCTGAGGACCTCACGTCTGTCTCTTGCTCATCCAGAACCATCGCTGAGGGTACAGAATGCTTCTCTGGTTATTAGGAACCTCACCTTAGAGGATACTGGGGTTTACTACTGCAGTGTCACCATCTGGCAGAAAGGCACAGGCCAGGGAAATGGAACCCATCTACGGGTGTATG CTACTCCCACTGCACCCCAAGTTCTCCTGCAAGTGTCCACTGATCCAGGAGCAACCAGCTTGGCTCTGATTTGCAAGACCAGAGGCTTTCAACCAAGCAACATCAGTCTGATCTGGACTCGAGATCCATACCTGCCTAAGCCAATGGCGCCTGTCAACCAGCAGCAACTGCTCAACGTGGCAGCGAATGAGCAGCAGGTGACCAGTCACCTCTCGGTGTTCCCATGGGACATCACTGGAGCAGTTTACACCTGTGAGGTCTGGCACGTCTCTTTGGCCGAGCCTCTTAAAGCGTCCCTGTGCTGGGGTGAGTGTTTGTTATTTTAA